From Roseisolibacter agri, a single genomic window includes:
- the meaB gene encoding methylmalonyl Co-A mutase-associated GTPase MeaB — protein sequence MTAPATPASATTSATARLIDDLRAGKPAAIARAVSIVENHRAGFDRILATLHASVGRARRVGITGPPGAGKSTMTTLLAKTLRAEGKRVAIVAVDPTSPFTGGALLGDRIRMESIALDPGIFIRSLATRGSLGGLSSATREVCDVLDAAGFDVILIETVGVGQSELDVARAADTTLVVLVPESGDSIQTLKAGVMEIADVFCVNKADRPGSDRLRNDIELMLGLRGGPASLDLPAHHGVDLTALAKDPEHREFVKDVMNPARAARRAAAGEQSDRWTPPVLQSVAAKGEGIDGVLAALDRHFRYLEASGQLRERRRTRLRERVVEVVEQKVRQRLWTDAATNAWVAGHLEAMEEGTETPFGVADALLARSGALLTTTNG from the coding sequence GTGACCGCACCCGCCACGCCCGCCAGCGCGACCACGAGCGCGACCGCGCGGCTCATCGACGACCTGCGCGCCGGCAAGCCCGCCGCGATCGCGCGCGCCGTCAGCATCGTCGAGAACCACCGAGCCGGCTTCGACCGCATCCTCGCCACGCTGCACGCGTCGGTCGGGCGCGCGCGGCGCGTGGGGATCACCGGGCCGCCGGGCGCCGGCAAGAGCACGATGACGACGCTGCTGGCGAAGACGCTGCGCGCCGAGGGCAAGCGCGTCGCGATCGTCGCGGTCGATCCGACCTCGCCATTCACCGGCGGCGCGCTGCTGGGCGATCGCATCCGCATGGAGTCGATCGCGCTCGATCCGGGGATCTTCATCCGCTCGCTCGCCACGCGCGGCTCGCTCGGCGGGCTGTCGTCGGCGACGCGCGAGGTGTGCGACGTCCTCGATGCCGCGGGCTTCGACGTCATCCTGATCGAGACGGTGGGCGTGGGGCAGAGCGAGCTCGATGTGGCGCGAGCCGCCGACACGACGCTGGTCGTGCTGGTGCCCGAGAGCGGCGACTCGATCCAGACGCTGAAGGCGGGCGTGATGGAGATCGCCGACGTCTTCTGCGTCAACAAGGCGGACCGTCCCGGCTCCGACCGGCTGCGCAACGACATCGAGCTGATGCTCGGCCTGCGGGGCGGGCCCGCGTCGCTCGACCTGCCGGCGCACCACGGCGTCGATCTCACCGCGCTCGCGAAGGACCCCGAGCATCGCGAGTTCGTGAAGGACGTGATGAACCCCGCACGCGCGGCCCGCCGCGCCGCCGCGGGCGAGCAGTCCGACCGCTGGACGCCGCCGGTGCTGCAGAGCGTCGCCGCGAAGGGGGAGGGGATCGACGGCGTGCTCGCCGCGCTCGACCGCCACTTTCGCTATCTTGAGGCCAGCGGCCAGCTGCGCGAGCGGCGCCGGACCCGGCTCCGCGAGCGCGTCGTCGAGGTGGTGGAGCAGAAGGTGCGGCAGCGCCTCTGGACCGACGCGGCGACGAACGCGTGGGTCGCCGGCCACCTGGAGGCGATGGAGGAGGGCACCGAGACGCCCTTCGGCGTCGCCGACGCGCTCCTCGCCCGCAGCGGCGCGCTGCTGACCACGACCAACGGCTGA
- a CDS encoding acyl-CoA carboxylase subunit beta codes for MTAAVQQEHPQQDRPTSRLRQLSAEVRTLEATLREGGGADKIERQHRQGKLTARERIARLCDAGTPFVEIGLLVAHDRYDGQAPAAGVVTGLAVVHGREVVVVANDATVKAGSWWPETIPKILRAQEVAMRCRIPIVYLVDSAGVNLPYQGGVFPGQYGAARIFQYNSIMRRHLRIPQLAAVMGPCVAGGAYLPALSDVIVMTKGTSFMGLGGANLVKGATGQTIDNETLGGAVTHTELSGVAHYAADDDPAAIEKLRELIDRLPPQREVATRAAADPAAAPETLYDVLPADHRMSYDMHHVLRAIVDDGALDEFQANLAKEIICADARIAGIPVGVIANQRGLIKGRAGEKPRFGGILYAESAEKVAYYIDRCDRQGIPLLFVQDVSGFMVGPEAEHEGIIRSGARFVEAMATARVPKIVLTVNHASGAGYYAMAGQGFDPDFIFSWPSGRMGVMEGESAVQAVHGPSIEKARRAGEPVPPEVQASIEEMRADYEHQLDARYAAARGFVDAIVHPEETRTVLTAALRAALQNPGPHLGAFVLPRGL; via the coding sequence GTGACGGCGGCCGTCCAGCAGGAGCATCCGCAGCAGGACCGCCCGACCAGTCGCCTGCGCCAGCTGAGCGCCGAGGTGCGCACGCTGGAGGCGACGCTCCGCGAGGGCGGCGGCGCCGACAAGATCGAGCGCCAGCACCGGCAGGGGAAGCTGACCGCGCGCGAGCGCATCGCCCGGCTGTGCGACGCGGGCACGCCCTTCGTCGAGATCGGGCTGCTGGTCGCGCACGACCGCTACGACGGCCAGGCGCCCGCCGCCGGCGTCGTCACGGGGCTCGCCGTCGTGCATGGGCGCGAGGTCGTCGTGGTCGCCAACGACGCGACGGTGAAGGCCGGCTCGTGGTGGCCCGAGACGATCCCCAAGATCCTGCGCGCGCAGGAGGTCGCGATGCGCTGCCGCATCCCGATCGTGTACCTCGTCGACTCGGCCGGCGTGAACCTGCCCTACCAGGGCGGCGTGTTCCCCGGGCAGTACGGCGCCGCGCGCATCTTCCAGTACAACTCGATCATGCGGCGCCACCTGCGGATCCCGCAGCTGGCCGCGGTGATGGGGCCGTGCGTCGCGGGCGGCGCCTACCTGCCCGCGCTGTCGGACGTGATCGTGATGACGAAGGGCACGTCGTTCATGGGCCTCGGCGGCGCGAACCTCGTGAAGGGCGCCACGGGCCAGACGATCGACAACGAGACGCTCGGCGGCGCGGTGACGCACACGGAGCTGTCGGGCGTCGCGCACTACGCGGCCGACGACGATCCGGCCGCGATCGAGAAGCTGCGCGAGCTGATCGACCGACTGCCGCCGCAGCGCGAGGTGGCGACGCGCGCCGCCGCCGATCCCGCGGCCGCGCCCGAGACGCTGTACGACGTGCTGCCCGCCGACCACCGCATGTCGTACGACATGCACCACGTGCTGCGCGCGATCGTCGACGACGGCGCGCTCGACGAGTTCCAGGCGAACCTCGCGAAGGAGATCATCTGCGCCGACGCGCGCATCGCCGGCATCCCGGTGGGCGTGATCGCGAACCAGCGCGGGCTGATCAAGGGGCGCGCCGGCGAGAAGCCGCGCTTCGGCGGCATCCTCTACGCCGAGAGCGCGGAGAAGGTCGCGTACTACATCGACCGCTGCGACCGGCAGGGGATCCCGCTGCTCTTCGTGCAGGACGTCTCGGGCTTCATGGTCGGCCCCGAGGCCGAGCACGAGGGGATCATCCGCTCGGGCGCGCGCTTCGTCGAGGCGATGGCGACCGCGCGCGTGCCGAAGATCGTGCTGACGGTGAACCACGCGTCGGGCGCAGGCTACTACGCGATGGCGGGGCAGGGCTTCGACCCCGACTTCATCTTCTCGTGGCCCAGCGGGCGCATGGGCGTGATGGAGGGGGAGTCGGCCGTGCAGGCCGTGCACGGCCCGTCCATCGAGAAGGCGCGCAGGGCGGGCGAGCCCGTGCCGCCGGAAGTGCAGGCGTCCATCGAGGAGATGCGCGCCGACTACGAGCACCAGCTGGACGCGCGCTACGCGGCGGCCCGGGGCTTCGTCGACGCGATCGTCCACCCCGAGGAGACGCGCACGGTGCTGACCGCCGCGCTGCGCGCCGCCCTCCAGAACCCCGGGCCGCACCTCGGCGCCTTCGTGCTGCCGCGCGGCCTCTGA
- a CDS encoding class I SAM-dependent methyltransferase, with amino-acid sequence MRPRLLHALRDPCGAGGRVRGVPRAGVLLSAARKIPARRPAAKKSGGTADWWANQFDAQYLREYQPLFTPERDRHEVARLLDVLELPAGSRVLDCPCGQGRHAHLLAEAGFDVDALDYSEELLAVARKRGTGKTLRYTQGDMRKLPGRWTGRFDAVVNLFTSFGFFLDPADDARVIREFARVLKPGGVLVWHGGSRDGVMAKFLERDWWVSDDGTMIGHERSFDPLSGVLTVLTTWEGKRTRGEREHRIRLYTATRLSELCAEAGLVVEQAFDAWRDRPMTRRSSEMLLVARKE; translated from the coding sequence CTGCGCCCGCGCCTACTGCACGCTCTACGAGATCCGTGCGGCGCTGGAGGACGTGTTCGGGGCGTACCGCGAGCCGGTGTTCTTCTGAGCGCGGCGCGGAAGATCCCGGCGCGGCGGCCCGCCGCGAAGAAGTCCGGCGGCACCGCCGACTGGTGGGCCAACCAGTTCGACGCCCAGTACCTGCGCGAGTACCAGCCGCTCTTCACGCCCGAGCGCGACCGGCACGAGGTCGCGCGGCTGCTGGACGTGCTCGAGCTGCCCGCGGGCTCGCGCGTGCTCGACTGCCCGTGCGGCCAGGGGCGCCACGCGCACCTGCTGGCCGAGGCGGGCTTCGACGTCGACGCGCTCGACTACTCGGAGGAGCTGCTGGCCGTCGCGCGCAAGCGCGGCACCGGTAAGACGCTGCGCTACACGCAGGGCGACATGCGGAAGCTGCCCGGCCGCTGGACGGGTCGCTTCGACGCGGTCGTGAACCTGTTCACCAGCTTCGGCTTCTTCCTCGACCCGGCCGACGACGCGCGCGTGATCCGCGAGTTCGCGCGCGTGCTGAAGCCCGGCGGCGTGCTGGTGTGGCACGGGGGCAGCCGCGACGGGGTGATGGCGAAGTTCCTCGAGCGCGACTGGTGGGTGAGCGACGATGGCACGATGATCGGCCACGAGCGCTCGTTCGACCCGCTGTCCGGCGTCCTCACGGTGCTGACGACCTGGGAGGGGAAGCGCACCCGGGGCGAGCGCGAGCATCGCATCCGGCTCTACACGGCGACCCGGCTCTCCGAGCTGTGCGCGGAGGCGGGGCTCGTGGTCGAGCAGGCCTTCGACGCCTGGCGCGACCGGCCGATGACGCGCCGCTCCAGCGAGATGCTGCTGGTGGCCCGGAAGGAGTGA
- a CDS encoding acyl-CoA mutase large subunit family protein, whose translation MASVHELEQTLRDRDDELARLRAEVDAWRAAFTKGTTRDVAFTNSAREVAPLHTALDTEGRVDLEVPGKYPFTRGIHPTGYRGKLWTMRQFAGFGTARETNARYKFLLSQGQTGLSVAFDFPTLMGYDSDHPRSEGEVGKCGVAISSLADMETLFEGIPLGKVSTSMTINGPAIILFCFYAAAAEKQGVSLAQLQGTVQNDILKEYMAQHAWCFPIEPALRLIVDMFEWSSAHTPKWNTISISGYHIREAGATAAQELAFTLADGFTYVERGIARGLDVDDFAPRLSFFWDIHNDFFEEIAKLRAARRIWARRLKEKYGAKDPRSWMMRFHSQTAGVTLTAQQPMNNVVRVAYQGLAAVLGGTQSLHTNSMDETLSLPTEQAVQVALRTQQILAYETGVPNVMDPLGGSYYVEALTDQLEREAEALFEQIDAQGGVVQGLEEGWFQRRIAESAARQQWEIEQHRKLIVGVNEFVTDEEELSIPLLKIGQEAEEEQKRSMAELRERRDDALVQQRLEALREAARGTANVVPFILDCARAYCTLYEIRAALEDVFGAYREPVFF comes from the coding sequence ATGGCCTCCGTGCACGAACTCGAGCAGACGCTGCGCGATCGCGACGACGAGCTGGCGCGGCTGCGGGCCGAGGTGGACGCCTGGCGCGCCGCCTTCACGAAGGGCACGACGCGCGACGTCGCCTTCACCAACTCGGCGCGCGAGGTCGCGCCGCTGCACACGGCGCTCGACACGGAAGGCCGCGTCGACCTCGAGGTCCCGGGCAAGTACCCGTTCACGCGCGGCATCCACCCGACGGGCTACCGCGGGAAGCTGTGGACGATGCGCCAGTTCGCCGGCTTCGGGACGGCGCGCGAGACCAACGCCCGCTACAAGTTCCTGCTCTCGCAGGGGCAGACGGGGCTCTCGGTGGCGTTCGACTTCCCGACGCTGATGGGCTACGACTCCGACCATCCGCGCTCGGAGGGCGAGGTCGGCAAGTGCGGCGTCGCGATCTCGTCGCTCGCCGACATGGAGACGCTGTTCGAGGGCATCCCCCTCGGCAAGGTCTCGACGTCGATGACGATCAACGGCCCGGCGATCATCCTGTTCTGCTTCTACGCGGCCGCGGCCGAGAAGCAGGGGGTGTCGCTGGCGCAGCTCCAGGGGACGGTCCAGAACGACATCCTCAAGGAGTACATGGCGCAGCACGCGTGGTGCTTCCCGATCGAGCCCGCGCTGCGCCTGATCGTCGACATGTTCGAGTGGTCGTCGGCGCACACGCCGAAGTGGAACACGATCTCCATCAGCGGCTACCACATCCGCGAGGCGGGAGCGACGGCCGCGCAGGAGCTCGCGTTCACGCTCGCCGACGGCTTCACGTACGTCGAGCGGGGCATCGCGCGCGGCCTCGACGTCGACGACTTCGCGCCGCGGCTGTCGTTCTTCTGGGACATCCACAACGACTTCTTCGAGGAGATCGCCAAGCTGCGCGCCGCCCGCCGCATCTGGGCGCGCCGCCTCAAGGAGAAGTACGGCGCCAAGGATCCGCGCTCGTGGATGATGCGCTTTCACTCGCAGACCGCGGGCGTGACGCTGACGGCGCAGCAGCCGATGAACAACGTCGTGCGCGTCGCCTACCAGGGCCTCGCCGCGGTGCTCGGCGGCACGCAGTCGCTGCACACCAACTCGATGGACGAGACGCTGTCGCTGCCGACCGAGCAGGCGGTGCAGGTCGCGCTGCGCACGCAGCAGATCCTCGCCTACGAGACCGGCGTGCCGAACGTGATGGACCCGCTGGGCGGCTCCTACTACGTCGAGGCGCTCACCGACCAGCTGGAGCGCGAGGCCGAGGCGCTGTTCGAGCAGATCGACGCGCAGGGCGGCGTGGTGCAGGGGCTCGAGGAGGGCTGGTTCCAGCGCCGCATCGCCGAGAGCGCGGCGCGCCAGCAGTGGGAGATCGAGCAGCATCGCAAGCTGATCGTCGGCGTCAACGAGTTCGTCACCGACGAGGAGGAGCTGTCGATCCCGCTGCTCAAGATCGGGCAGGAGGCCGAGGAGGAGCAGAAGCGCAGCATGGCCGAGCTCCGCGAGCGGCGCGACGACGCGCTCGTGCAGCAGCGGCTGGAGGCGCTGCGCGAGGCGGCGCGCGGGACGGCCAACGTCGTGCCCTTCATCCTCGACTGCGCCCGCGCCTACTGCACGCTCTACGAGATCCGTGCGGCGCTGGAGGACGTGTTCGGGGCGTACCGCGAGCCGGTGTTCTTCTGA
- a CDS encoding cobalamin B12-binding domain-containing protein produces the protein MDRPIRVLVAKPGLDGHDRGAKVVAAALRDAGMEVIYTGLHQTPEMIATAAVQEDVDVVGLSILSGAHMTLFPRVLQLLREQGRDDILLTGGGILPKEDMEALYAQGVGQLFGPGTPTSDLIDYIKGWFAERQRQESQQA, from the coding sequence ATGGACCGTCCCATTCGCGTGCTCGTCGCCAAGCCGGGGCTCGACGGACACGATCGCGGCGCCAAGGTCGTGGCCGCGGCGCTGCGCGACGCCGGCATGGAGGTCATCTACACGGGCCTTCACCAGACGCCCGAGATGATCGCGACCGCGGCCGTGCAGGAGGACGTCGACGTCGTCGGCCTGTCGATCCTCAGCGGCGCGCACATGACGCTCTTCCCGCGCGTGCTGCAGCTGCTGCGCGAGCAGGGGCGCGACGACATCCTGCTCACCGGCGGCGGCATCCTCCCGAAGGAGGACATGGAGGCGCTGTACGCCCAGGGGGTCGGGCAGCTCTTCGGCCCCGGGACGCCGACGTCCGACCTGATCGACTACATCAAGGGCTGGTTCGCCGAGCGCCAGCGGCAGGAGAGCCAGCAGGCGTGA
- a CDS encoding acyclic terpene utilization AtuA family protein, with translation MTSTGTQDRVVRVASGQGFWGDSLDAPRQQVEGGQVDYLMLDYLAEVTMSILQKQKERDPDMGYARDFLGAIESVLPAIVERGVRVVANAGGVNPVACARAVLDVAAKRGAAGRVKVGVVTGDDLLPRLDELLASGHELRNMDTGEPLSVIRDRVLSANAYIGSTPIVEALARGANVVVTGRSTDTALTMAPLRHEFGWGAEDWNALAAGIIAGHILECGAQCSGGNCLYDWRSIPDLANVGYPIAEARADGTFVVTKHPGTGGRVSFHSVAEQLVYEMGDPHAYITPDVVADFTSIRLEEVGPDRVRVHGITGKPATDKLKVSIAYRFGWKAVGTLVYSWPDAMEKAQLADRVLRERLDRLGLKFDEVLTEFVGASATHGPLAGAPAADLPEVQLRVGVRGTDRASVERFTREIAPLVLNGPPSVTGFAGGRPKVEEIVAYWPALVDKTVVHTNVEVLS, from the coding sequence ATGACTTCGACAGGGACGCAGGACCGCGTCGTGCGCGTGGCGAGCGGGCAGGGCTTCTGGGGCGACTCGCTGGACGCGCCGCGGCAGCAGGTGGAGGGCGGTCAGGTCGACTACCTGATGCTCGACTACCTGGCCGAGGTCACGATGTCGATCCTCCAGAAGCAGAAGGAGCGCGACCCGGACATGGGCTACGCGCGCGACTTCCTGGGCGCGATCGAGAGCGTGCTGCCGGCCATCGTCGAGCGCGGCGTGCGCGTGGTGGCGAACGCGGGCGGCGTGAACCCGGTGGCCTGCGCGCGCGCGGTGCTCGACGTCGCGGCAAAGCGCGGCGCGGCGGGCAGGGTGAAGGTCGGCGTCGTCACCGGCGACGACCTGCTGCCGCGCCTCGACGAGCTGCTGGCGTCGGGCCACGAGCTGCGCAACATGGACACCGGCGAGCCGCTGTCGGTCATCCGCGACCGCGTCCTCTCGGCCAACGCGTACATCGGATCGACGCCGATCGTCGAGGCGCTCGCGCGCGGCGCGAACGTCGTCGTCACCGGCCGCTCGACCGACACGGCGCTGACGATGGCGCCGCTGCGCCACGAGTTCGGATGGGGCGCGGAGGACTGGAACGCGCTCGCCGCCGGCATCATCGCGGGCCACATCCTGGAGTGCGGCGCGCAGTGCTCGGGCGGCAACTGCCTGTACGACTGGCGCAGCATCCCGGACCTCGCGAACGTCGGCTACCCGATCGCCGAGGCGCGCGCGGACGGCACGTTCGTGGTGACGAAGCATCCGGGCACCGGCGGGCGCGTGTCGTTCCATTCGGTGGCCGAGCAGCTCGTGTACGAGATGGGCGATCCGCACGCGTACATCACGCCCGACGTCGTGGCCGACTTCACGAGCATCCGGCTGGAGGAGGTCGGGCCGGACCGCGTGCGCGTGCATGGGATCACCGGCAAGCCGGCGACCGACAAGCTCAAGGTGTCGATCGCCTACCGCTTCGGGTGGAAGGCCGTGGGCACGCTCGTGTACTCGTGGCCCGACGCGATGGAGAAGGCGCAGCTGGCCGACCGCGTGCTGCGCGAGCGGCTGGATCGGCTCGGCCTGAAGTTCGACGAGGTGCTGACCGAGTTCGTGGGCGCGAGCGCGACGCACGGCCCGCTCGCGGGCGCGCCGGCCGCGGACCTCCCCGAGGTGCAGCTGCGCGTGGGCGTGCGCGGCACCGACCGCGCGAGCGTCGAGCGCTTCACGCGCGAGATCGCGCCGCTGGTGCTCAACGGCCCGCCGAGCGTGACCGGCTTCGCGGGCGGGCGCCCGAAGGTCGAGGAGATCGTCGCCTACTGGCCCGCGCTGGTGGACAAGACCGTCGTGCACACCAACGTCGAGGTGCTGTCGTGA
- a CDS encoding AtuA-related protein, producing MKVRLLDVAHARSGDKGDTANVGVIALKPEWYALLDRYVTRDRVAQHFRGMITGDVVRFELPNLLALNFLLHGALGGGGTLSLKTDAQGKVYSTALLRMVLDVPADEARQLGLPVHAG from the coding sequence GTGAAGGTGCGCTTGCTGGACGTCGCGCACGCGCGCAGCGGCGACAAGGGCGACACGGCGAACGTCGGCGTCATCGCGCTGAAGCCCGAGTGGTACGCGCTGTTGGATCGATACGTCACGCGCGATCGCGTGGCGCAGCACTTCCGCGGCATGATCACCGGCGACGTCGTGCGCTTCGAGCTGCCCAACCTGCTCGCGCTCAACTTCCTCCTGCACGGCGCGCTGGGCGGCGGCGGGACGCTGTCGCTCAAGACCGATGCGCAGGGGAAGGTCTACTCGACCGCGCTGCTGCGGATGGTCCTCGACGTCCCGGCGGACGAGGCGCGGCAGCTCGGCCTCCCGGTGCACGCCGGCTGA